A part of Capsicum annuum cultivar UCD-10X-F1 chromosome 6, UCD10Xv1.1, whole genome shotgun sequence genomic DNA contains:
- the LOC107875091 gene encoding transcription factor bHLH120, which produces MDCLSEIFCSQKIKDHGKQLIQIPSTPSQPHHQDLVKNDSNYKKKRQANDNERDSLIRKNLVEKKILHRDIERHRRHEMATLCATLRSNLSYESTKGKRSLSDHMQGAVNYIKHLENNIKELEIKRKKLENLALCPSKDDKCFRDYVTINSCDCGVEILINERVSLSRVLKELVKRQLNVVSCVSTKLDERLLHRIQLEENDVSCTYMDGLEQKLAEMIVFDS; this is translated from the exons ATGGACTGTCTTTCGGAGATCTTCTGTTCCCAGAAAATCAAAGATCATGGTAAGCAATTGATTCAAATTCCCTCCACTCCATCCCAACCCCATCATCAAGATCTGGTCAAAAATGATTCTAATTATAAAAAGAAGAGGCAGGCAAATGACAATGAAAGAGATTCTTTAATCAGAAAGAATTTGGTTGAGAAGAAAATTTTGCATAGAGATATTGAAAGGCATAGAAGGCATGAAATGGCTACTCTTTGTGCTACTCTTAGATCAAATCTTTCTTATGAATCTACCAAG GGAAAGCGCTCATTATCAGATCATATGCAAGGAGCGGTGAATTACATCAAACACCTAGAGAATAACATCAAAGAActtgaaataaagagaaaaaagcttgaaaatttggCCTTGTGTCCTTCCAAGGATGATAAATGTTTTCGTGACTATGTGACAATAAACTCATGCGACTGTGGTGTGGAGATTTTGATCAATGAAAGGGTTTCCCTCTCAAGAGTGCTTAAAGAGCTAGTAAAGAGACAACTCAATGTTGTCAGCTGTGTCTCAACCAAATTAGATGAAAGATTACTCCATAGGATTCAGCTTGAG GAGAATGATGTTTCGTGCACGTACATGGATGGTCTAGAACAAAAGCTTGCTGAGATGATTGTGTTCGACTCTTGA